Below is a genomic region from Scytonema millei VB511283.
CCCGCACCAGTCCTACATTCGGGTTCAAACTGAGTTCGATCTGAATTGATTTTGCTTCTGCTGCCAGAACTACGGTATCTAAGGCGGATGTAATTGTATTTGCCAGATCGACTATTTCCCAATTGAGCTTCAGCTTTCCTCTCAGAATGCGGGAGACATCTAATAGATCTTCAATTAATTGTGCTTGCAGCTTGGCATTGCGTTCGATGGTATCGAGGGCGCGATCGAACGTCGCTGGATCTAATTGCTTTGTTCGCAATAGTCGCGACCAACCTAAAATTGGGTTGAGGGGGGAACGAAGCTCGTGGGAGACGATCGCCAAAAACTCGTCTTTAACCCGGTTTGCTTGCTCTGCTATTTCCTGCGCTGCCAATGCCCGATCGCGCATTTGGCGATATTCTTGGACTCTAAATGTGAGATCTGTAACATCTTGAATTGATAATAGGGCATAAAACTCATCACCCTCCAAGGCAGGCAACGAGGTGACAGTTGTATGCTGAATGCGCATTTGCCCTTGGGGTAGAGAGGCGGGAATTACGTGTTTGTGTAACTGAGAAGAAAAGATCGTGGGCGGTCCCCCTTGAAATATCTGCTGCAAGCGGTTGGCATACTGAGCTTGACGAAAGTGGGGATAGCGATCGCCGATACAAGTCCCTAACATTTCAGCTCTAGATAGCTTAGTCCATTCTTCTAAGCAGCTATTCCAAAACAAGATCGTTAGATCCGAACGCAAAATACAAGCCCCTAAAGGTACTTGGTCTAGAATACTAAACTTCTGCTGGGCTTGCTTCAGTTGCTCCATACTCAAAAATAAATGGCGATCGCCAAAAATTTCAGCGCTAAACTATCATCTCTAATACAACTATGCCACTTCTTCGATCGCTGCAATAAGTTGGTCGAACGTTTGCAATTCAAATATAAAAATAAGATCGCCAATCACTTGAAGCTGTTCGATTGTAAAACTTGCTTGCGCCAATACAATTGTGGAGTCATCTGGCTCAACAGCAGCAAATAAATTTTCTACAGTATCTTCCGTGTATGTAGGAATTAAGTAATTCATCCGCTGCTTCAATAGATTGCCCAGCGAACCTATTACGCCGTTGATGACAATATTACCTACCTCGGTTAAAGTGCCAATTTTCACTGCATCAAGATCGGGAGAGCCTAGATCTTCTCCTGTGAGAATAGATACGAGTGTTGATGCACTCTCGGTAGGAAATACTAGCTCTGCGCTGCCATTAATGGAGCCTGAAAATTCCAACCTTACAGTAGCTAAATAGTTACTATTAAATCTAGCAATTAATTCTTGCTGCAAATCTTCAACAGTGAATACCTGAATGAAGGGGATCTCCAGGCAGATGGGAAAACCAACCATTTCATTTAAGAGACTGGCAGCTCGACCCACGCCAATATTAATCAACTCTTTTAAAGCATCAATTTGGTCTACTGTCAACTGCTTCACGAGAGATATACCTCTAGAAGCTAAAAACTTGTCGGACGGTTTGGCGTAGCTCATCTTCTTTGGGTGGCTTATTGATAAAAGCAGCTGCTCCTAAGTTATATCCTCGCTGACGAGAACTTTCTTGAATATCTGCTGAGATAATAATTGTGGGAATAGCCAATCCCTGTTCTTTTAAAGTTTGGATCAATTCAAACCCATTCATATCAGGCATGAGAATGTCTGTTACCAAGCAATCTGGAGCGCGATCGCGAACGATACTTAATGCTTCTTTGCCGTTCGTCGCTTCCCAAATCTCATAGCCATCAGCTTGCAAAAATTTGCGAATCATCCGGCGGCTGAATGCAGCATCATCAACTATTAAAACAGATATCATTGCCGATCTTCTAAGCTATTCACTATCATATTATCGAAAAAATCAGCAGGAAGTATTTCACGCATCACTCACCAAAGACAAATTGCAAATAACAAATTTACATCTACCGACAGTCAGTGTAGTATAGGCTATCAAATATATGATGTATTTAATTCCTATCAGTCATGGAGTCACTCGAAATCGATGACGATATCAAAGCATTTTTAGATGAAAGTTACGAAAATCTGAATCAGATCGAGCAAGTTATTCTCGATCTAGAAGGTAATTCTGCAAATTCCGAACATTTAACTCGTATTTATCGCGCTCTCCATACAATTAAAGGTAATTGCGGTTTTTTACCATTGCCCAAACTAGAATCAGTCGCCCATGCAGGAGAAAATTTACTAGGCAAATTGCGGGAACAGCATTTCAATCTCAATCCTCAGATTGCCAGTACTTTACTTCAAACTGTCGATGCAATTCGCCAAATCTTAACCCAAGTTGAAGCGACAGGCAATGAGGGAGATGGTGATTATGCCGCATTAATCGCAGCGTTGCAGGGAGCGGGAGTCGGGAATCGGGAGTCGGGAGTCGGGGGGAAGAGAGCTGAGGGAGACAAGGGAGAGGGGAGAGCAATTCTAGCCACTAGCCACCAGTCACTAGTCACTGATAACTGTCAACCGTCAGCCGTCAACAATCAACTACCGACTACCGACTACCAACTACCAACTACCAATCCATCAGACTCTACAATTCGGGTGAATGTGGAACTGCTCGATCGCGTGATGAATTTAGTGGGTGAGTTGGTTTTGGCTCGTAACCAAATGGTACAATTTGCCGAGACTGTAGCAGACTCAGACTTGACTGCGACTTGCCAACGATTGAATCGAGTGACGGCTCAGCTACAGGAAGAGGTGCTGAAAACTCGGATGCAACCTATTGCCACGATTTGGCAGAAATTTCCTCGCGTGGTGCGCGATTTGGCGATCGCCTCTGGAAAGCAGGTGCAAGTAGAAATGAATGGTGCGGATACGGAACTAGACCGCACTATTCTTGAAGCAATTAAAGACCCTTTAACTCACATTGTCCGCAATTGTATCGCTCACGGAATTGAAACACCGGAAATTCGCAGCAGTCGCGGGAAGTCGATTCAGGGTAAGCTTGCTCTCTCTGCTTGGCATGAAGGTGGCACTGTTAAGATTGAAATTAGCGATGATGGTAACGGGATCGATCCGCAACAGCTCAAACAGCAAGCGCAAAAACTCGGAATTCTCAGTGCAGTCGAAGCAGAAAAGATCGGCGAAGCGGAAGCACTAAATTTGATTTTTGTCTCGGGTTTTTCAACAGCAGCACAAGTCACCAATCTCTCTGGACGGGGTGTCGGGATGGATGTGGTGAAAACCAATTTGGCAGCGATCGATGGCACGGTTGAGGTTAATAGCCAGGTAGAACAAGGAACAAAGTTTAAGCTGAAAATTCCCTTAACGCTGGCAATTATTCCTGCCTTGGTCGTTTATAGTGGGAACCATCGTTTTGCCATTCCTCAAGCAAGCATTCAAGAATTGGAGCAACTGGAAGTAGAGGCATCTTTGCTTGAGATTGAAACATTCTACGATATTCCTGTATATAGGTTGCGTGGCAAATTATTGCCTTTGGTCTATCTAAACCAAACATTACAACTACAGGCAGCAAGAGCCGATGCAGAGATTATTAATATAGTTGTTATCAATGCGGATAACTACTACTTTGGTTTAGTTATCGATGAAATTCAAGACATCCAAGATATTGTCGTCAAACCTTTGGGCAAACAACTGCGAGATGTCTCAGCTTTTGCGGGAGCAACAATTCTTGGTGATGGCAAAATCGCATTTATTATCGATGCCGTTGGTTTAGCAAATTGTGCTGGTGTGACTTCGCAATTACAGCAGCAACTGGCGATCGCCACAGCTACCGTATTAGAAGAACGCACGGGCGATCGCCAGTCGATCTTGCTTTTTCATGGCGGATCGGGCGCACGAATGGGTTTACTGATGTCTCAGATTTTCCGTTTAGAAGAATTCGATCCGAATGCGGTGGAAATTGTGGCAGATCGACCTGTAGTGCAATACCGAAATACAATTTTGCCTTTGATTTACTTGGATCGAATATTCGGTAATTCTGATTTTCCTGAAAGTAGATCCCCCCAACCCCCCTTGCCAAGGGGGGCAAAATCGCCTCAACTTGCCTCTGATGTTTCAGAAGGGCAATCTCCCCAACCCCCCTTGTCAAGGGGGGCAATCTTTCCCCAATCCTTGGAAAGGGAGGGTACAAATGAGCAAGATGATAAACTGCAAGTCATTGTTGTAGAGCTAGATCGAGAGCGCAGTCTTGGTTTGGTAGTAGAATGCATTCTCGATATTGTTGAGGAACCACTGGCGATCGCGGGTCATGCGACTCGATCCGGTATCCTGTATTTGGCAGCTATTCAGGGTCAAGTTACCGAGATTCTCGACCTGCATACAATAGTTCAAATTGTCTATCCGTATTTACTTCAATCAGTTAACTGTTAACTGTTAACTGTTATCAGTTATCAGTTATCAGCGATCGGTGATAATCAATCAACTACTTACAAATGACAAAAATTCAGCAATATTGTACTTTCTTTATTAACAAAATTCATTTCGGGATCGACATCAAACAGGTACAAGAAGTCATTCGTCTTCCTGAGATAAATCCCGTACCACTTGCGCCTGTTGATATTTGTGGTTTAATTAATTTGCGCGGAAAAATTGTGACAGTCATCGATTTACAATATAGGTTAGGAATGGGTCAAAGCTTGCCGTCTTCTATCTCTTATCTAGAGTTAGATGAAGAATTTTTGGCTCATAACATTATTGTTCAAACCAAGGATGAGATTGCTGGCTTGCTCGTAGAAGACATAGGCGATATGTTGGAATTTACATCAGATCGCTTTGAGCCTTTACCCGCTACGTTAACGGGTCAAATGCGGAAAGTATTACGAGGTACATACTCATTATCACAAGGATTTTTAATGATTTTAGATATTGAAAAAGTTTTAAAAGTTTAGATAAATCATTTCACGCAAAGCCGCAAAGACGCAGAGCGGATTCTCGTAGAATAGACGCAAAGAATACATTGCATACTCATATTTAAATTAGCAAGGGGTAAGTTCTACTAATGGCTGATGCTAATCAATCCAGTCAACCATCCACAGAAAGCTTAGAGTCTTCAGAAAATTCTGAAAGATTATCAAATAGAAAAGTAACTCAAACGGGTAGTAAAACTAGAACGAGTACTAGGCAAAGAAGCGAGAATAAAACGCAACTACAACCGCTATTGAAAGCTATACAAGCGGTAAAAAATGGCGATCTAACTGTGCGTTTATCTGAAGAAAATGGGTTGGGTGAAGTTGCCAAAGAGTTCAACCAAATGGTAAGTCAAATCGATCTTTTCGCAGGCGAAGTGACGCGGGTAACGTGGGAATTGGGGACGGAAGGCAAACTAGATGCTCGTGCTACCGTTGAGGGTGCTGCTGGGACTTGGAAAGAGCTAATCGACAACACAAATGCAATGTCTGCCAATCTCGCAGAGCAGATGAGAAGCATAGCTGATGTCACATCAGCTATATCTCAGGGTAATCTCTCTCAACAAATTGAAGCGCAAAATGCAGGAGAGTTTCAAGACTTGACGCAGAGCGTCAATCAGATGATCGCCAATCTCAAAGCTTCCATGAAACAGATTGCCGATATATCAACTACAGTCGCTTCTGCTGCGGAAGAAACAACAGCAGTAAGCACCGAAATGGCAGAAAACGCGACTCAAACTGCCGAACAAGCAACATCTGCTTCCGCATCCGCCGAACAAGTGAGTACCAATGCTACCAGCGTCGCTACAGCAGTAGAAGAAATGAACGCCAGCATCCGCGAGATTGCCAAAAACGCAGCTGTAGGAGCGCAGGTAGCCAATACAGCCGTTCAAACTGCCGATCGCACCAACGATACAATTACTAAATTAGGGCAAAGTAGCGGTGAAATTGGCAAAGTCATCAAGGTGATTACATCTATTGCCCAGCAGACAAATTTATTAGCGCTGAATGCCACAAGTAAAAAGTTGCGGGGCGCTCAAATTCCTATCCCCGCCGCAAGCGGACGGGGCATTACGGAATTTGCCCTTCGGGACGCACTCCCGCTGTGTTCATGAACGTGACAAGCCACGGGGAATCTACCCTTGATGAGATTGAAGCAGCAAGGGCAGGAGAGGCAGGTAAAGGTTTTGCTGTCGTGGCAAGTGAGGTGAAGGCATTAGCTAAACAAACCGCCAGTGCTACAGAAGATATCAGTCAACGAATTGAAGCAATTCAAACCGATACAAAGAGCGCGATCGAGGCGATCGTTCAAATTACTGATATTATCAATCAGATTAATGATATTCAAAATACGATTGCCAGTGCTGTAGAGGAGCAAACTGCAA
It encodes:
- a CDS encoding sensor histidine kinase is translated as MEQLKQAQQKFSILDQVPLGACILRSDLTILFWNSCLEEWTKLSRAEMLGTCIGDRYPHFRQAQYANRLQQIFQGGPPTIFSSQLHKHVIPASLPQGQMRIQHTTVTSLPALEGDEFYALLSIQDVTDLTFRVQEYRQMRDRALAAQEIAEQANRVKDEFLAIVSHELRSPLNPILGWSRLLRTKQLDPATFDRALDTIERNAKLQAQLIEDLLDVSRILRGKLKLNWEIVDLANTITSALDTVVLAAEAKSIQIELSLNPNVGLVRGDSSRLQQVVWNLLSNAVKFTPSGGQIEISLTEVGSRERFGAGSRGEKRAEGAEGDKEDKEDKEDRERFGAGSRVRELRERREQQPLTVNRQPSSRSVAPASTVNQLPTTNYTQIQVIDTGKGISADFLPYIFEYFRQADSSMTRAYGGLGLGLAIARQLVELHGGTIRAESHGEGMGTTLTVQLPIYEGSRE
- a CDS encoding chemotaxis protein CheC: MSYAKPSDKFLASRGISLVKQLTVDQIDALKELINIGVGRAASLLNEMVGFPICLEIPFIQVFTVEDLQQELIARFNSNYLATVRLEFSGSINGSAELVFPTESASTLVSILTGEDLGSPDLDAVKIGTLTEVGNIVINGVIGSLGNLLKQRMNYLIPTYTEDTVENLFAAVEPDDSTIVLAQASFTIEQLQVIGDLIFIFELQTFDQLIAAIEEVA
- a CDS encoding response regulator, with the translated sequence MISVLIVDDAAFSRRMIRKFLQADGYEIWEATNGKEALSIVRDRAPDCLVTDILMPDMNGFELIQTLKEQGLAIPTIIISADIQESSRQRGYNLGAAAFINKPPKEDELRQTVRQVFSF
- a CDS encoding chemotaxis protein CheA, whose protein sequence is MESLEIDDDIKAFLDESYENLNQIEQVILDLEGNSANSEHLTRIYRALHTIKGNCGFLPLPKLESVAHAGENLLGKLREQHFNLNPQIASTLLQTVDAIRQILTQVEATGNEGDGDYAALIAALQGAGVGNRESGVGGKRAEGDKGEGRAILATSHQSLVTDNCQPSAVNNQLPTTDYQLPTTNPSDSTIRVNVELLDRVMNLVGELVLARNQMVQFAETVADSDLTATCQRLNRVTAQLQEEVLKTRMQPIATIWQKFPRVVRDLAIASGKQVQVEMNGADTELDRTILEAIKDPLTHIVRNCIAHGIETPEIRSSRGKSIQGKLALSAWHEGGTVKIEISDDGNGIDPQQLKQQAQKLGILSAVEAEKIGEAEALNLIFVSGFSTAAQVTNLSGRGVGMDVVKTNLAAIDGTVEVNSQVEQGTKFKLKIPLTLAIIPALVVYSGNHRFAIPQASIQELEQLEVEASLLEIETFYDIPVYRLRGKLLPLVYLNQTLQLQAARADAEIINIVVINADNYYFGLVIDEIQDIQDIVVKPLGKQLRDVSAFAGATILGDGKIAFIIDAVGLANCAGVTSQLQQQLAIATATVLEERTGDRQSILLFHGGSGARMGLLMSQIFRLEEFDPNAVEIVADRPVVQYRNTILPLIYLDRIFGNSDFPESRSPQPPLPRGAKSPQLASDVSEGQSPQPPLSRGAIFPQSLEREGTNEQDDKLQVIVVELDRERSLGLVVECILDIVEEPLAIAGHATRSGILYLAAIQGQVTEILDLHTIVQIVYPYLLQSVNC
- a CDS encoding chemotaxis protein CheW; its protein translation is MTKIQQYCTFFINKIHFGIDIKQVQEVIRLPEINPVPLAPVDICGLINLRGKIVTVIDLQYRLGMGQSLPSSISYLELDEEFLAHNIIVQTKDEIAGLLVEDIGDMLEFTSDRFEPLPATLTGQMRKVLRGTYSLSQGFLMILDIEKVLKV
- a CDS encoding methyl-accepting chemotaxis protein; this encodes MADANQSSQPSTESLESSENSERLSNRKVTQTGSKTRTSTRQRSENKTQLQPLLKAIQAVKNGDLTVRLSEENGLGEVAKEFNQMVSQIDLFAGEVTRVTWELGTEGKLDARATVEGAAGTWKELIDNTNAMSANLAEQMRSIADVTSAISQGNLSQQIEAQNAGEFQDLTQSVNQMIANLKASMKQIADISTTVASAAEETTAVSTEMAENATQTAEQATSASASAEQVSTNATSVATAVEEMNASIREIAKNAAVGAQVANTAVQTADRTNDTITKLGQSSGEIGKVIKVITSIAQQTNLLALNATSKKLRGAQIPIPAASGRGITEFALRDALPLCS
- a CDS encoding methyl-accepting chemotaxis protein, with translation MNVTSHGESTLDEIEAARAGEAGKGFAVVASEVKALAKQTASATEDISQRIEAIQTDTKSAIEAIVQITDIINQINDIQNTIASAVEEQTATTNEISRNVAEAAKGTTDIAKNIGIVARNAQATTAGASNTSQAASELARMAVELQKVVDRFIY